From the Ammospiza caudacuta isolate bAmmCau1 chromosome 1, bAmmCau1.pri, whole genome shotgun sequence genome, the window AAAGCTCACTGAATTCCTACAGATAATGCAGAGGACAGGATCGTGGGGAGAAAGCTGGGATGTGGGAAGAACCAGAGAGAGCATCACTTCATTTGGGTCTCTGGAATGATGCTGGCATGGGGAGGAAGTGATCCTTGTttggcacctgggctgggcagacAGTCAACTGTGATATTAGTAATATGGTGTGGTATTTAAGTTGTGATCAGGAAGATAAGCAAGGAAACAGATTTCAGTGCTTGAAAATAAGAAATCAAAGCCCCTTATACAAATgaattattttactttgttttttgtCACTTAAGACAACAAATCTTTCTGCCAACAGCAGAACTATTGGTTTCATAGCGGTGAATGTTACAGTCAGCTACAAGTGACCAGCAGCTGCAAGCAGGTACTGAGAAGCAGCAGTGTGATTTCCCAAAGAAGCAAGGCTTTGGAAACACTTTccactacttttttttttaagattacaTTAAGAAAACACTTGATTTTCATGGTAGCAGGTTTTCAGCTCTGACCAATTGTTTGAATTGGTTGTTACTGGCATTTTTGGTTTGACCATGCAATTTCACCTTCATctgtgattttggtttttttgttagtGAGTGTGTAGTGAAAGACATGGAAATTTGGCAATCTTCTGGACAATGGATATTTTCATGTTACTCACCAATGAAAGAAAAGCCGAATGTCTCAGGTAGGTACGTTTTCAGTGTTGTGTGTTGCTGCTGTTGAGGATGTTTCTGTGACTTGCAACATTGTTGTACCTCTGAGCAACCATTTGCAAGGTGATGATTTGCCTTGTCATACAACAGAAAGTAATATTAGTGGAGGGAAGATTCAGTTTGGACGTTCACACCTCTGACACTCTTTAATGGATGTTTTTTTTGTCTCTAACTCTCTTAAGAGAGACAATGTATCAAGGTCCATGTCCTCATAACTGTAGAGGGCAGTTGGAAGTATCAGTCTCTTTTCTTGTAGGTTTTTGACTCTTCCTGTCCTTGCAGGCTTTTCAGATGTCTCACCAGAAGAGCTGCGTGTGGAGTATTATGACAGCAGAGCAAACAATATAGTTGGGAATTATGTAAGTATTTATCAAATGTTGGCTGGTGTGGACTCTCTTTGGACAGGACTTGTTGCTGTTCTTCAGGTGGCAACTCCTGATTCATTTATCTCCAACTCTAGGAAATTATCAGaatgccaaaatatttttcaattccTGTGCATCAAAGTGAATGCAATAATAGACACTCCTTGACTGAATcttgtccctgctcctgtgtgtTATTTGTAGAAGTTACTTGAATCCTGTCTCAAAAGTTTAATGCCTTATACACTATTAGGCAGTTTGATTGTTATAGGTGGTTATTTGGTGCTTTAAATAGAACTTGGCCTTGTTCTTTTACATACCTTTGTTGCAGGGAATTAATGATGAAAATAGCAGCTACTTATTTTCTAGAAACAGATATGTATATACTCATTTGGAAGTAAGGCATATGTTTTTATATAAAACATCTCGCAGTGTGTATATATCATTCCTCCCTTGTAGTCCTGTCAATACCAAGGAAGCTAACAGTTTATTGTTGTGCCAGGAAAGAAATTAGGCTGTTGGACAGATGCAAGtaattcaaattaattcaaACTACATTGCACTCTTTCCTATTCTGGGTTCTGTGTTACAGAAGGAATTGCTCTTGTCACCATTCTTGCTTCATAGGTTTAGATTTACCAGAATCACATTTTTAGAGACAAGAGAcccatattttttaaaaatttcaattaaaataataataaacaacaaataataaacaatctgctctctgtggctatttaaataaataaatacatagtGATCTCATCAAAGCCGTAAATGCAAGTTTTTCTAACTCTCAGTGTATAGATGATAACTGTATGAAACAGTTGTCTTACAAGATGTTTAAGTACAGCATGTCTTTTCCATGTTTCTGTTCTTAAACTGGgtcaaaatctgaattttccagTTTGTTGTACAGGAGCAGATACCAAGCAACATGATCTTCCAACATGTGACTAGACACAAAAGAATTATTGATGTTTGTGGTACAAGACTCTTTtgaaaaatgaaggaatttGTCTACAGAAAAGATTACTCACTCAATTTTTGCAGGCATTTGTGACACTAGGTGTTTTACTTGTCTAGGTTTTAGAGAAAATTCAATTAGGCCAGGCATCAAATTAGGTGTGTTGCTAAACTTAAGTATAAATGTAGGAAGTACACATTTGGAATTCCTGAAAGGTTGTTTGAAGACTTTTTAGGTTTTTGCTTAGTAGTAAATCACAGTTATCAAGACACAGATACCATTTATTACTGCACTGTTCTGTGCAGTTGTCTGATGGATCACACTCAGGGGGTTGATTTAAATTAGGGAAGGTAATTTCATCAAAAGTGACTATTTTAGGATGATACAATGGAACTGTTCTGAGTTACAGTGGTTTGAAAttaggtgggtttttttccaaaaatgtgGAAGAAGCTAAGGTAAATCTTAGGACTTCAGCCTAGTGAGTGAGTGCATAAGTGGAAAGGCCAAATTGTAGAGTCTGTTCTCATATATATAAAACTTACATatcttgttttgtttcatttcccccccccccagcatctaattcagaaaaaaatagaactTGGATTTGAAAAGTCCTAGAACTTGTCTGAATGTTACTCCTATGTAAAGTAAAAGGGTTGGTTTAAGGACAATAGTAAGAGAGTTTAAAGGAATTCTCTGTTAAAAACAAAGACATCAGCTCCTCACGTTGAagtttcaggaaagaaaatatcttaTTGGGTtacttaaatttcttttctaattCTAGATATCTTTTCTCCCTTCAGTTGCCAGATGACACTTTTGTTTTTAAGTCTTAAATAATAAAACCATGcttttatttcccccttttcagATAGATGCTGTTCAAACGTTAGCACTACAATGGAAAAATCGGCTACTTCAGTTGAAAGGTTTAAATGCATCCACAAAAGCATCTTTGGTAAGTATTCACAAAAGGCATCATGTCTCTGTGCCCAATGTCATTTTTAATAAAGTAACTTACACAGATGTTTATTGTGGCTAAAAAGAGATTTCTGAGATGTGGCAATTGTGATGTGCAACCTGGGCATATTCTCAGGACTCCAGAAATCAGTGAATCCCAGGTGCTATTATAAAACCCTTCAGTTAACTGGGGAAAATCATGCATAGGGATTGTTCCATGGTAGCAAGGCAGCAGCTGGATCCCAGCTTTGGAATACTCTCATTGCAAGCCCCATGCAAACAACCAGAGCTTCAGTTTGGCATCTGGCTGTGTACATGACCAGGAAGAGGCCAATCCCCACCACgcctttttttcccatgtgCTGATGTTGACTTTTCCAAGAGAGGATCAGCAGACTGGACCAGAATTCCCCTCCAGACACCTTAGGATAAATGGAGCATTTGGCCAATGTCAGAATTGAGGGATAGGTGGGAGAGAAGCCTTTGGATACCATTTGAAGACAGAAAGAGTCATTGGTGCTGGGAAGGTGACAAACACTTGTGAATGGAGATGGGTTTGCAGAAGCAAATGCCTGAGTTCAAGCCCACATGAAATAAtcagggaggcagaggaagTGGCTCTCTTTGAGTGCAGGCTGCATGAAGTGCAGGGAAGGTTGGGTGATGTGATCCCAGCCCTTGATCTCTTCAGTGCTGAGGGTGGACAAGCAGGATTTGGGCTTTACCACAGGAGACAGTGACAGACACAGATGTGCTGAGGACAGAGAAGAGAGTGAGTCAAAGCTGTGCCCTAAATACAGTCACAGAGCACAACCTGGAATGGTAAGAGGTGAGAATGAGAGCTCCCAGAAGGGATCAAGTCATGGACTGACAGGCAAAAATCGATCAGTTGTTACAGGTTTGCATTTCTGGAGGGTTTTACAGAGAAGAGCAGGTATGGCCTTAGAGCACTGCAAGAACAGGCAGTTGTGAGGAGTGATCACTGTTGAGCATGGTTGGAGCTGGGTTCAGTAGGACTGGGCAGCACTCGGTCTGTTTCAACTAGCTACTGAGAGAGAATTCCCTATTTTGGAATCTAGTTTTCATGTATGTCTCTGGAATTTTTTCAGGTCTCTGCTTTCAAGGCCACAGGCACTCAAGCAGCACCTGCCTTTGGAATGGGAGGACAGCAAACCTCAGGCTTTGGGCTGTCAAGTAAGTTCCCATGCTAAGAGCCAAAACATTTACACATTTTCTGtagtttgctgctgctgctgcatctttGAAATTTAGTGGTTGTTTAGTATCCCTGGGGTACCAATTCTAATATTTTTTGTCAATTCTCTGCTTGCAGGCtttcctgtgagcagcagcagcaccagtgccAGCAATTTCTCCTTTAAAGCCAGTTCCAGCCTCATCAGTCCAGCATCttctgggagcagccctgctgctgggagctcttctgctgctgcaaatcCTCCTGCATTTGGGACAGcatcctctcccagcacagcccagtccGTCGGCTTTGGCAGCCCGGCCGCTCCCTCCGCAGCCTCCTTCTCCTTCAAAGCAGCTGCCACAGCCGGTGCCTTTGGGACTTCTGGCTTCTCAGGCTTTGGCAGTGcttctgctgggagctctgcaagcagccctgcagcagcctttGGAGCCTTTGGTGCCACCGTAGCCCCTTCTGGCTCGCCCTCGAGCGGAGCTTTATTTGGGCAGGGCGGCAGTGCCACTGCCCATCCTGTCACCTCAGCGTCTGCTGCAGCCACCAacgccagccctgcctcagACAAGTTGTTCACTCCCAAGAGCGAACTGTCAGCGGAAGAGTGGCAACAGTTTGAAGCAAAGGAGTTCACAATTGGAAAGATTCCTCTGAAGCCACCACCAGTAGaacttttaaatgcttttgaCCTTTTAAGTTTATTCAGAAGTAATAtgttttgaaatgaaataaaatgtcacTTTTAACGTTTGTTTCATTTCTCAAGTCTCCTGCAGGAATAAAATTACAAGTATAAACATGTGGACTTTGTATTTTATAGTTTATTGGTTATTTTGGGACAGGCTTTTTACACCTGAGAAATGAACGgttgaaaataaaatggagtatttctttctatttgttGTCCTGTGAAATTCTGGGGAAACACTGTTTAGAAAAAGGTTCTGTCAAAAGAAACAGTACTTCATTCAAGTATTCACAGCCTACTGTGAATGGAACCCTAGGAAGACACATGCAGTTACAGCGCTTGTTATTGGACACCCTTTTCTTACACCTCTTTGAATTGTTTGTGCAGTGTTGGAGGGCTGTGTGTCGAGAGAGAGGGATGGCTCTGTGTGGTCTGTGCCACACTACACTTTTCTGTCCCCTGGGAGCCAGTTCCTGTGCCAGTTGACACAACTCAGCTGTTGCTAGTAGTATTCCTTGATGTCACCAAGGCTGCAGGATTGTCATATGCAGCCCTGAAAGCATTCATCCTGCAGAAGGAGCTTATGGGTTGTTATTTTGGTGCCTCTTAGATGAAACTTTGCAAGTAGAAGCAAAACTGCCTTTCTGATGAAAGGAACAATGGTGAATGATGGCATTTTGTTGTCACTTGATGGGTGCATATACTAATGTTACTTCTGCTGAAGTCATGATGTTAAGGGATCAGTTTTGTTGCCAAGATGCTCTAAAGCAGGAGTCAGGAGTCTTCCAGAGGATATCCTGGACTCAGGGAAGGAGAACATTTGCTCTTGACCAGGCCCTCCCCTTAGTAGTCTATAATTACCAGACCTCATCTTTAAGAGGAAAGCAAAAGTTTACTTCAGGATACACATAACTAAATCAGTGGTTTCTTTAACACTTGTAGATAACATTTCTACATAAAACTTCACCTGTGTTGTGTGTCCTGCCACAGGTCCATCAGACTGGCTTGCTAAAAGAGTGGGAATGACTGGAACAGCATCTAGAatggcaggctgggggcagacACTGCAGCCTCCATGGAGATCCAGGTTCCTCAGTGTGTGCTCAGTGCAGGTGTAGCAGATATTGCAGGAGTTGCATATCTCAGCAGCCTATTGCTGTTAAACTGCTCTAGGAGCTTTTCAGGCTTAAAAGCAAGCGTGTGCTGTTTTAAATGGaagtattttgctttaaaa encodes:
- the LOC131564099 gene encoding nucleoporin NUP42-like; this translates as MGVCQFFLRGYCRFGERCWNEHPRGAAGRPGPPPAHGTSGRGGGWGASNQRYSNVIQPSSFKSDTWGGSRDHGRGFFGSSDFGSSGGSSRNADFSQNRFSALASSQSVADGSKDEEERLLECVVKDMEIWQSSGQWIFSCYSPMKEKPNVSGFSDVSPEELRVEYYDSRANNIVGNYIDAVQTLALQWKNRLLQLKGLNASTKASLVSAFKATGTQAAPAFGMGGQQTSGFGLSSFPVSSSSTSASNFSFKASSSLISPASSGSSPAAGSSSAAANPPAFGTASSPSTAQSVGFGSPAAPSAASFSFKAAATAGAFGTSGFSGFGSASAGSSASSPAAAFGAFGATVAPSGSPSSGALFGQGGSATAHPVTSASAAATNASPASDKLFTPKSELSAEEWQQFEAKEFTIGKIPLKPPPVELLNAFDLLSLFRSNMF